In Candidatus Sodalis pierantonius str. SOPE, one DNA window encodes the following:
- the spaK gene encoding SPI-1 type III secretion system chaperone SpaK, with the protein MYVDIAALVREALLDNGCDPSLLGNFDSHSTIALDFNDIPSVYISSSDDDIWLWSRIAEYQDTILEQCSYNLLKELLEGAEYIRGGHFSLAENESYLELKALLLPWCLENKQNFASALSGFFERLERFTKALR; encoded by the coding sequence ATGTACGTTGATATTGCGGCATTGGTACGCGAGGCGCTGCTGGACAACGGCTGCGATCCCAGTTTACTGGGTAATTTCGACAGTCATTCCACGATTGCGCTGGATTTTAATGACATTCCAAGTGTTTATATCAGCAGCAGCGATGACGATATCTGGCTGTGGTCGCGCATTGCGGAATATCAGGACACTATCCTTGAGCAATGTTCGTATAACTTATTAAAAGAGTTGCTTGAAGGCGCGGAGTATATTCGCGGGGGGCATTTTTCGCTGGCTGAAAATGAAAGCTACCTTGAGCTTAAGGCGCTGCTGTTGCCTTGGTGTCTGGAGAACAAACAAAATTTCGCCAGTGCATTAAGCGGCTTCTTCGAGCGTTTGGAACGTTTCACTAAGGCGTTACGCTAA